A segment of the Cohnella algarum genome:
CGATTTCGGGAATGCGCCTGCCATATTCGACGACGATATTGACGTCGACCGCCGCTTCGCGCTGGCCGACTTCGACTTTCACGCCTTTGGACAAATTTTTGCGTCCGAGAAGTTCCGCAATTCCGGAGGAGATACCGCCGCTCATTCCGGCAACGCCTTCCACTTCGACCGTCGCGAGACCGGCGATCACCTCGATGACTTCCGGCGCGATTTGAATGGTACCCATTTCCGTGCGTTCGTAATCGGTCACCAATGTTTCCATTCGTGAATCCACCTCCTTCAAAATGGTACGGCTCTTCGCCCAAGCATCGGCTGTCAGAGGCGCCGGCAGCCCTCGGCATGGCGGCTGGGCCGTCATGCCGGATTGGGCCATGCACCTCTTTATTATTCATACTATAGCATTGCGCGTTGATTATGACAAACCGGGATCATAGATATCGTGTTCTTCGAGAAACTTGATATCGAACGTGCCTTTTTGGAACAGGGGATGATCCAGCAGCTTCAGATGAAAAGGGATCGTCGTTTTGACCCCTTCCACGAAAAACTCCGCGAGGGCCCTCCGTCCGCGAGCGATCGCTTCGCCGCGCGTCGGCGCCCAGACGATCAGCTTCGCGATCATCGAATCGTAATGCGGCGAGATCGTGTAGTGGGTGTAAGCGCCGCTGTCCACGCGCACGCCGGGACCGCCGGGCGGCAAATAAAAGCCGACGCGCCCCGGAGACGGCATGAAATTGCGTTCCGGATCTTCCGCATTGATCCGGAATTCGAACGCCCAACCGTCCCATTTGACGTCTTCCTGCGCAAAGGAAAGAGGCGCTCCTTCCGCGACCGAGATCATTTCCTTGATCAGGTCGACGCCCGTGATCATTTCGGTGACGGGGTGTTCGACCTGGATGCGGGTATTCATTTCCATAAAATAAAATTGGCCGTCGGGACCCAGCAAAAACTCGATCGTGCCCGCGCCGCAATAGTCGACGGCTTTGGCCGCCCGTACGGCGGCTTGCCCCATCCGTTCGCGGAGGGCCGGCGTCATGACCGGGCACGGCGCTTCCTCGACGAGCTTCTGGCGCCGGCGCTGCACCGAGCAGTCCCGTTCGCCGAGGTGAACGACGTTGCCGTGCTTGTCGGCGATGACCTGAATTTCGACGTGCTTCATGCCGGTCAAATATTTCTCGATATAGACGCCGGAATTGCCGAACGCCTTCTGGGCTTCCTGCTGGGCGGTCGTAATCTCGCGAACGAGCATTTCTTCGTCGTCCGCAAGGCGAATGCCGCGCCCGCCGCCACCGGCCGTCGCCTTGATGATGACCGGATACCCGATCTCGCGCGCTACCCGGACGGCTTCGTCCAGATCCTCGACCAGGCCGTCGGAACCCGGGATGACCGGAACGTCGGCCTCCTTCATCGTCTGCTTCGCCACGGACTTGTCGCCCATCCGACTGATCGCTTCGGCGGAAGGGCCGATGAACGTGATGTTGCAGCTTTCGCAAATATCCGCGAAGTCGGCGTTCTCCGACAGGAAGCCGTAGCCCGGATGAATCGCGTCGCATTCCGTCAGCGTAGCCACGCTCATAATGTTGGTCAAGTTCAAATAGCTGTCTTTGGAGGCCGTCGGACCGATGCAGTACGCTTCGTCGGCCAAGCGGACGTGCAGCGATTCGCGGTCGGCTTCGGAATAGACCGCGACGGTCGAAATTCCGAGCTCCCGGCACGCCCGGATAATGCGGACGGCAATCTCGCCGCGGTTGGCCACCAAAATTTTATGGATTTTCAAAACAGGAGATCCCCCTTCGTTGATACCAGTTGACGCTCGAAAGCCGGAAATCCTTTATTCCGGTCTGACGAGGAACAGCGGTTGGCCGTACTCGACCAATTGTCCGTTCTCTACCAGAATCTCGACGATCTCGCCTTTCACTTCCGCTTCCAGCGGATTCATCAGCTTCATCGCTTCCAAAATGCAAACGACCGTCTTCTCGGTCACCTTGTCGCCGGCATTGACGAAGCTCGGGGCATCGGGAGAAGGAGCCCGATAGAACGTTCCCACCATCGGGGAAACGATCTTGTGCAGGCCTTCGCGTTCGGAAGACTCGCTCTTGGGCGCTTCCGGGGAAGCCGCCGCTTGGGCGGGCGCCGCGGCCGGCGCGGATGCCGCCGCGGGCAAGTATGTATGTGCCGCCGGAGCCGTTTGCACGTTGACGACTTCGGTCCGGCCCGGTTTGCGAATGGCGAGCCTTGCCCCTTCGTTTTCGATTTCCAGCTCTTGAACGGACGTTTGATCCACCAATTTGATCAGTTCTTTGATTTCGCTAAGTTTAAACATTGTCTCGGACACTCCTTGGTTCGGGGTTCCTTTGCAGGCCATGCTTGTTCGTTCCCATAACGAAGTTATTATATCACATTCGACTGAAATGGAAAGAGTCCGGCCTTATGGCCGAACTCTTTGCCGCAGCGCGCCGTTCGTTCAAGGAATGTATTGCACGGTCAGCCTGTCGGGCGAAACCTCCAGCTCCTTCATGGCAAGCTCGACGATGGTTACGGCTTCGTCCTTCTCCAGCTTGTCGGCCTGAACAACCACCTTGTAGTTGCTTTCTTCCTCTTCCACGACGACGTTGCCGTAGGTGGCGACCAACTTTTCCTCCAGGGAAGTCATCCGCTCTTCGATCGCGTCGAGCCGGCTCAGCTCCTCCATCGCGGACTGGGCTTCCTCGGGCGTCGTGTTTTTGCTGTCGGCGATAATCGCGTTCAGCCGTTCCTGCTCTTGCGAGTAATTTTCCAATCTTTCAAGCGCGATCCGATCGATATATTCCCTGCCGCCCAAATTGTTGTTCATTCCGTTCAGCACGGCTTCGTCCTCCGGACCGCCCGTTTCGGGTTCCGCCGCCGACTCTTCGCCCGCGCTTCCCGCTTCCGGCGACGGCTCGCTCCCGGAAGCCGGATCGCCGGATTCGGAAGGCTCTTCGGCGCCCGTTTGCGAATCGGGAGAGGCGGACGGGGAGGCCCCGGCTTCGGTTTCATCGCCGTATGCTCCGTCGACCTGCGTGATTTCCACGCCGCTTCCGGGATCCGCCTGGGCATACCCGCCGGCCTGGTCGGCCGTCTGTCCGGCCGGATTGACGTCCTCCGTAAACAGGTAGTATGCCGACAGAATGACCATCAAACTGAGCATCGACACCAGCCAAATCGTTTGCCTTTTGTTGTTCATGCTCTCCTTGCCTCCTTGGATTTTGGGCTTTTTTTGAACCGCCCCGGATGGGCTGCGTTATTCGATTGTGCGTTTATTTCGTCTCCTTATTGCTTGCGCGGAACGACCGATATCCGGTGGATCGGGACGTCCAGTCCCCGGGAAACCGCTTCGGCGATCAGCTTGTGCACGGTGGCGTTTTCCCCGCCTTTGGCTACGATCAGCACGCCCCGGACGCGAGGCTTGATTTTCTTGACCACGATCGGCGTCTGGCTGCCCGACACTTCGTACAGGACGACCTGGCCGTCCCTCGTCACGTCGGTAATGTGCCGCTTGGCCCCGTTGCGGTCGGACTCTTCGGT
Coding sequences within it:
- a CDS encoding Asp23/Gls24 family envelope stress response protein → METLVTDYERTEMGTIQIAPEVIEVIAGLATVEVEGVAGMSGGISSGIAELLGRKNLSKGVKVEVGQREAAVDVNIVVEYGRRIPEIAAEIQRNVKRSIETMTGLNVVEVNVHIHDVHFKTPEKPEEDDSHARVR
- the accC gene encoding acetyl-CoA carboxylase biotin carboxylase subunit; this encodes MKIHKILVANRGEIAVRIIRACRELGISTVAVYSEADRESLHVRLADEAYCIGPTASKDSYLNLTNIMSVATLTECDAIHPGYGFLSENADFADICESCNITFIGPSAEAISRMGDKSVAKQTMKEADVPVIPGSDGLVEDLDEAVRVAREIGYPVIIKATAGGGGRGIRLADDEEMLVREITTAQQEAQKAFGNSGVYIEKYLTGMKHVEIQVIADKHGNVVHLGERDCSVQRRRQKLVEEAPCPVMTPALRERMGQAAVRAAKAVDYCGAGTIEFLLGPDGQFYFMEMNTRIQVEHPVTEMITGVDLIKEMISVAEGAPLSFAQEDVKWDGWAFEFRINAEDPERNFMPSPGRVGFYLPPGGPGVRVDSGAYTHYTISPHYDSMIAKLIVWAPTRGEAIARGRRALAEFFVEGVKTTIPFHLKLLDHPLFQKGTFDIKFLEEHDIYDPGLS
- the accB gene encoding acetyl-CoA carboxylase biotin carboxyl carrier protein — protein: MFKLSEIKELIKLVDQTSVQELEIENEGARLAIRKPGRTEVVNVQTAPAAHTYLPAAASAPAAAPAQAAASPEAPKSESSEREGLHKIVSPMVGTFYRAPSPDAPSFVNAGDKVTEKTVVCILEAMKLMNPLEAEVKGEIVEILVENGQLVEYGQPLFLVRPE
- a CDS encoding SpoIIIAH-like family protein; the encoded protein is MNNKRQTIWLVSMLSLMVILSAYYLFTEDVNPAGQTADQAGGYAQADPGSGVEITQVDGAYGDETEAGASPSASPDSQTGAEEPSESGDPASGSEPSPEAGSAGEESAAEPETGGPEDEAVLNGMNNNLGGREYIDRIALERLENYSQEQERLNAIIADSKNTTPEEAQSAMEELSRLDAIEERMTSLEEKLVATYGNVVVEEEESNYKVVVQADKLEKDEAVTIVELAMKELEVSPDRLTVQYIP